From Candidatus Omnitrophota bacterium, a single genomic window includes:
- a CDS encoding dihydroorotate dehydrogenase, protein MGVELAVEIGKLKLKKPVLVASGTFGFDDDYEELVKSNCLGALVTKTLTLKPRQGNLPPRIVETPSGVLNSIGLQNKGIDFFLAEEIPALSKFEIPIIVSIAGERIEDYGLLAKRLDKEKKISALEINISCPNVESEEECLFAQDAYLTYGVVKAVRESTDKTVIAKLSPNVTNIVPIAQAAFDAGADALALVNTFFGMDIDIETKKSKLGSFYGGLSGPAIKPLALYMVHKVKKAVNLPLIGMGGIVSSYDALQFFILGATCVAIGTGNFVNPQIAKEILEGIEAYLEKHKLRNIKEIIGTIKI, encoded by the coding sequence TTGGGAGTAGAACTTGCTGTAGAGATTGGGAAATTAAAGCTGAAGAAGCCGGTTTTGGTTGCTTCGGGAACATTTGGGTTTGATGATGATTATGAGGAGTTGGTTAAGAGTAATTGTTTGGGTGCATTGGTAACAAAAACCCTTACTCTCAAACCCCGCCAAGGAAATCTTCCTCCGCGGATAGTAGAGACGCCATCTGGAGTACTTAATTCCATCGGTTTGCAGAATAAAGGTATAGATTTTTTTCTGGCAGAAGAAATACCCGCTCTTTCTAAATTTGAAATTCCGATTATTGTAAGTATTGCCGGAGAACGTATTGAGGATTATGGTTTATTGGCAAAAAGATTAGATAAAGAAAAGAAGATTTCTGCTTTAGAAATAAACATCTCCTGCCCTAATGTAGAGTCTGAAGAGGAATGTCTCTTTGCTCAGGATGCTTATCTTACCTACGGCGTAGTTAAAGCGGTGAGAGAGTCTACAGATAAGACAGTTATTGCTAAACTTTCCCCCAATGTTACAAACATCGTTCCCATTGCTCAGGCTGCCTTTGATGCCGGAGCAGATGCCTTGGCTTTAGTGAATACTTTTTTTGGCATGGACATCGATATCGAGACAAAAAAGTCAAAACTGGGGAGTTTTTATGGAGGATTAAGTGGGCCGGCAATTAAACCCCTCGCTTTATACATGGTTCATAAGGTGAAGAAGGCAGTTAATTTACCTCTTATTGGAATGGGCGGTATTGTTTCCTCATACGATGCTTTGCAGTTTTTTATATTAGGAGCAACTTGCGTGGCTATAGGAACAGGTAATTTTGTTAATCCTCAGATTGCCAAAGAGATCCTGGAAGGCATTGAGGCATATCTAGAAAAACATAAGTTGAGAAACATAAAGGAAATTATAGGGACAATAAAAATTTAA
- the pyrF gene encoding orotidine-5'-phosphate decarboxylase: MKKQITNRLIVALDMEKIAAAEKAVEILYPVVKIFKVGAQLFTACGPKVIECIKKRGGEVFLDLKYHDIPHTVAKAVEIATLQGVFMLTLHIQGGFWMMKRALDMARAVAKEEKLNRPLLLGVTVLTSLEHDDLLQLGIGRGVDMQVLHLTRLALKAGLDGIVSSSEEARMIRQNFGEKPLIITPGIRLKKMSSDDQKRISTPEEAIRAGADYIVVGRPILKANNPLKEAEKIEDLLREEEEILKEGGKND; encoded by the coding sequence ATGAAAAAACAGATTACTAACCGTCTTATTGTCGCTTTAGATATGGAAAAGATTGCCGCAGCCGAGAAGGCAGTAGAAATTCTTTATCCTGTAGTGAAAATTTTTAAAGTGGGAGCGCAGCTATTCACTGCCTGTGGACCCAAAGTTATAGAATGTATAAAAAAAAGAGGAGGAGAAGTTTTTTTAGATTTGAAATACCACGATATACCTCATACAGTAGCGAAGGCGGTAGAAATTGCTACCTTGCAAGGAGTGTTTATGCTTACGCTTCATATTCAAGGAGGTTTCTGGATGATGAAGCGTGCTTTAGATATGGCAAGAGCGGTTGCTAAGGAGGAGAAATTGAACCGCCCACTTCTTTTAGGAGTGACGGTGCTTACCAGCTTAGAACACGATGACCTTCTGCAACTGGGCATAGGAAGAGGTGTAGATATGCAAGTATTACACCTTACTCGTTTGGCACTTAAAGCTGGTTTGGATGGTATAGTTTCTTCTTCTGAAGAGGCAAGGATGATTCGACAAAACTTTGGAGAAAAGCCATTGATTATTACCCCAGGGATACGCTTGAAGAAAATGTCTTCTGATGACCAGAAACGGATATCTACTCCTGAAGAAGCGATCAGAGCAGGAGCAGATTATATTGTGGTAGGAAGGCCAATACTGAAAGCAAATAATCCTTTGAAAGAGGCAGAGAAGATAGAGGATTTATTGAGAGAAGAAGAGGAAATTCTCAAAGAAGGGGGTAAAAATGACTAA
- the pyrE gene encoding orotate phosphoribosyltransferase encodes MTKEEVLDILGKTGAVLNGHFILSSGLHSDKYIQCALTLQYPKYAAWLARAIADKFRTEMITVVLAPAVGGIVLGQEVAKATGARAIFAEREEGKMTLRRGFTLTKNDRVLVIEDVITTGSTVEELIGLIKESEARLIGVSSIVDRSSEKLVFKDRFEYLVKIPIKNYTEQNCPLCKENIPAVKLGSRGLK; translated from the coding sequence ATGACTAAAGAAGAGGTTTTGGATATTTTAGGAAAGACAGGTGCAGTTCTAAACGGTCATTTTATTCTCTCCAGTGGTTTACATTCAGATAAATATATTCAGTGTGCTTTGACGCTTCAGTATCCGAAGTATGCAGCATGGCTGGCGCGAGCAATTGCTGATAAGTTTAGAACGGAGATGATTACCGTTGTACTTGCTCCGGCAGTAGGGGGAATTGTTTTGGGGCAGGAGGTAGCCAAAGCCACAGGTGCAAGAGCAATTTTTGCAGAAAGAGAAGAGGGGAAAATGACTTTAAGGAGAGGTTTTACCCTTACTAAGAACGACCGAGTACTAGTGATAGAGGATGTAATTACTACCGGTTCCACTGTAGAAGAGTTAATTGGTTTGATAAAAGAAAGTGAAGCAAGGCTAATTGGAGTTTCTTCAATCGTTGACCGTTCCAGTGAAAAATTAGTTTTTAAAGACCGTTTTGAATATTTGGTTAAAATTCCTATAAAGAATTATACTGAACAGAATTGTCCCCTTTGTAAAGAAAATATCCCCGCTGTTAAGTTGGGTAGCCGGGGATTAAAATAA
- the hisG gene encoding ATP phosphoribosyltransferase — MVKKLKIGLPKGSLQEATFYLFKKAGFKIALSERSYFPSIDDPEIEPVLLRAQEIARYVETDLDCGITGGDWIQENGSHVKEICELIYAKQSLKPVRWVIAVPENSSIKTLKDLNGKQIATELVKVTKKFLEKKGVKALVEFSWGATEAKVAQGLVEAVVELTETGKSLKANKLRELTTICESTTKFIANYKSWQDKWKRNKMEQIALLLQGAINSETKVGLKMNVKEENLKKIIKILPAMRNPTVSKLTLPGWVAIEVIVDEEVVRHLIPQLKRLGAEGIIEYPLNKVIY, encoded by the coding sequence ATGGTAAAAAAGCTAAAAATAGGTTTACCCAAAGGGAGTCTTCAGGAAGCAACCTTTTATCTTTTTAAAAAGGCAGGTTTTAAAATCGCTCTTTCGGAGCGTTCCTATTTCCCTTCCATTGACGATCCCGAGATTGAGCCTGTTCTTTTAAGAGCACAGGAGATAGCGCGTTATGTGGAGACTGACCTCGACTGCGGGATAACCGGCGGAGATTGGATACAAGAAAATGGTTCTCATGTTAAGGAAATTTGTGAATTAATCTATGCGAAACAGTCTTTAAAACCGGTACGCTGGGTGATTGCCGTTCCAGAAAATTCATCCATAAAGACCTTAAAAGACCTTAACGGCAAGCAGATAGCTACAGAGTTGGTCAAGGTAACTAAAAAATTTTTAGAAAAAAAAGGGGTAAAAGCACTGGTAGAATTTTCTTGGGGAGCAACAGAGGCAAAAGTTGCTCAAGGTTTAGTGGAGGCGGTAGTAGAACTTACCGAGACAGGAAAGAGTCTAAAAGCAAATAAGTTGAGAGAACTTACCACCATATGTGAATCAACCACTAAATTTATTGCCAATTATAAAAGCTGGCAGGATAAATGGAAAAGAAATAAGATGGAACAAATTGCCCTTCTTTTGCAAGGGGCAATTAATTCAGAAACCAAAGTAGGTTTAAAAATGAATGTCAAAGAAGAGAATCTAAAAAAGATTATTAAAATTCTTCCGGCAATGCGTAACCCCACAGTCTCTAAACTTACTCTCCCCGGCTGGGTAGCAATTGAAGTTATTGTTGATGAGGAGGTTGTACGCCATTTGATTCCTCAGCTAAAGCGCTTGGGCGCTGAAGGGATTATCGAATACCCTTTGAATAAAGTTATTTATTGA
- a CDS encoding tetratricopeptide repeat protein: MFFLLRIFILSIIFLGCASKELRKGEEFRKTENISQEFIDGSKEYFIYAHYLAAIFYENENNFSQAIEEYKKVLEYDFKNAYIHSRLATCFLKKGEIGEAIKEFQLVLQHQPEDVQVRFILALLYTSLGKIMEAAQEYEEILKLNPRDLLALTSLADLYVGQEKTQEAIEIYKRLIEAREESPLLHFNLGILYARFNQMDQAISQMEKALELEPNYVQAILSLGVLYELKGENNSAIDNYRKALQLEPRNIKIHYLLAQVLLKNGQVADSIEEYLRIINDYPEEINGYLELGILYIQEKKYKEAIGLLENALAKNIGLRHDEFYFLLGIAYNVDRQQEAAESAYLKAIELNSEHSRAYFYLGALYEERDKKEEAIKYLKKAIELDPINAEALNYLGYIYAEEGVNLDEALDLINRALKQDPENGAYMDSLGWVYYKKGMLDKALYHIEKAVEFLPTDPVILDHLGDIYFDKGLLDKAGDAWRKSLELDIEQVKVKEKLDKLQNIR, encoded by the coding sequence GTGTTTTTTTTACTTAGGATATTTATTTTATCTATAATTTTCTTAGGATGTGCATCTAAAGAATTACGTAAAGGAGAAGAATTTAGGAAAACAGAAAATATCTCTCAGGAATTTATAGATGGTAGTAAGGAATATTTTATTTATGCCCATTACTTAGCAGCCATCTTCTATGAAAATGAGAATAATTTTAGTCAAGCAATAGAAGAATATAAGAAGGTATTAGAATACGATTTTAAGAATGCGTATATACATTCACGTTTAGCGACATGTTTTTTGAAAAAAGGCGAGATAGGTGAGGCGATAAAGGAGTTTCAACTGGTTTTGCAACATCAGCCTGAAGATGTTCAAGTAAGATTTATCCTTGCTCTTCTCTATACCTCTTTAGGAAAAATCATGGAGGCAGCTCAGGAGTATGAAGAGATTTTAAAATTAAATCCGCGTGATTTACTTGCCCTTACTTCTCTGGCTGACCTTTATGTTGGTCAAGAAAAAACCCAGGAAGCAATTGAAATATACAAAAGATTAATCGAGGCGAGGGAAGAATCCCCACTTTTGCATTTTAATTTAGGGATACTGTATGCACGATTTAATCAAATGGACCAGGCAATTTCCCAGATGGAGAAAGCCTTAGAATTAGAACCAAACTATGTTCAGGCTATTTTGAGCTTGGGTGTGCTTTATGAATTGAAAGGAGAGAATAATTCAGCAATTGATAACTATCGGAAAGCACTTCAATTAGAACCCCGCAACATAAAAATTCATTATTTACTTGCTCAAGTTTTATTAAAAAATGGGCAAGTTGCAGATTCAATAGAGGAGTACTTGAGAATTATCAATGACTATCCCGAGGAAATCAATGGGTATTTGGAACTGGGAATTCTTTATATTCAGGAAAAGAAATATAAAGAAGCAATCGGACTTCTGGAAAATGCCCTCGCGAAGAATATAGGCTTAAGGCATGATGAGTTTTATTTTCTGCTTGGTATCGCATATAATGTCGACCGTCAGCAGGAAGCGGCAGAATCCGCTTATCTCAAAGCGATAGAACTAAATTCAGAGCATTCGCGGGCATATTTTTATCTTGGAGCGCTCTATGAGGAGAGAGATAAAAAAGAAGAAGCGATTAAATATTTGAAGAAAGCGATAGAACTTGATCCTATAAATGCAGAAGCTTTAAATTATCTTGGGTATATTTATGCAGAAGAAGGAGTTAATCTTGATGAGGCACTTGATTTGATTAACCGTGCACTTAAACAAGATCCGGAGAATGGAGCATATATGGACAGCTTGGGTTGGGTTTATTATAAAAAAGGGATGCTGGATAAAGCGTTGTATCACATAGAAAAGGCAGTTGAGTTTCTTCCTACCGATCCGGTAATTTTAGACCATCTGGGGGATATATATTTTGACAAAGGTCTTTTGGATAAGGCAGGCGATGCTTGGAGAAAATCTCTGGAGTTAGACATTGAGCAGGTAAAGGTGAAGGAGAAATTGGACAAACTGCAAAATATCAGATGA